One window of the Macaca thibetana thibetana isolate TM-01 chromosome 1, ASM2454274v1, whole genome shotgun sequence genome contains the following:
- the LOC126963792 gene encoding guanylate-binding protein 6-like isoform X3, whose translation MESGPRMLAPICLVENNNDKLLVNQQAIQILDKISQPVVVVAIVGLYRTGKSYLMNRLAGENHGFPLGSTVQSETKGIWMWCVPHPSKPNHTLVLLDTEGLGDVEKGDPKNDSWIFALAVLLCSTFVYNSMSTINHQALEQLHYVTELTELIKAKSNPRPDGVEDSTEFVSFFPDFIWTVRDFTLELKLNGDPITEDEYLENALKLIQGKNPKVQASNLPRECIRHFFPKRKCFVFDRPTHDKDLLANIEKVAEKQLDPTFQEQTNIFCSYIFTHARTKTLREGITVTGNRLGTLAVTYVDAINSGAVPCLENAVITLAQRENSAAMQRAANYYSQQMAQRVKLPTDTLQELLDVHAACEREAIAVFMEHSFKDENQEFQKKLVEITMNKKGEFLLQNEESSVQYCQAKLNELSKGLMESISAGSFSVPGGHKLYMETKEKIEQDYWQVPRKGVKAKEVFQRFLESQVVIEKSILQSDKALTDREKAVAVDRAKKEAAEKEQELLKQKLQEQQQQMEAQEKSLKENIAQLKEKLQMEREHLLREQNMMLEHKLKVQKDLLDEGFKKKCEEMNAEINQLKHMIDTTENDDTSWIAHTLDKLVNELTSILSGPAKLIGQVVKGFGIRMMLSS comes from the exons ATGGAATCTGGACCCAGAATGTTGGCCCCCATTTGCCTGGTGGAAAACAACAATGACAAGCTGTTGGTGAACCAGCAAGCTATACAGATTCTTGACAAGATTTCTCAGCCAGTGGTGGTGGTAGCCATTGTTGGACTGTACCGTACAGGCAAATCCTACTTGATGAACCGTCTGGCAGGAGAGAATCATG GCTTCCCTCTGGGCTCCACGGTGCAGTCTGAAACCAAGGGCATCTGGATGTGGTGCGTGCCCCACCCCTCCAAGCCAAACCACACCCTGGTCCTTCTGGACACCGAGGGTCTGGGCGATGTGGAAAAG GGTGACCCTAAGAATGACTCCTGGATCTTTGCCCTGGCTGTGCTCCTGTGCAGCACCTTCGTCTACAACAGCATGAGCACCATCAACCACCAGGCCCTGGAGCAGCTGCA TTATGTGACGGAGCTCACAGAACTCATTAAGGCAAAGTCCAACCCAAGGCCTGATGGAGTAGAAGATTCCACAGAGTTCGTGAGTTTCTTCCCAGACTTTATTTGGACTGTACGGGATTTCACTCTGGAGCTGAAGTTGAATGGTGACCCTATCACAGAAGATGAGTACCTGGAGAATGCCTTGAAGCTGATTCAAG GCAAGAATCCCAAAGTTCAAGCATCCAATTTGCCCAGGGAGTGCATCAGGCATTTCTTTCCAAAACGGAAGTGTTTTGTCTTTGACCGGCCAACACATGACAAAGACCTTCTAGCCAATATCGAGAAGGTGGCAGAAAAGCAACTGGATCCCACATTCCaggaacaaacaaacattttctgttcTTACATCTTCACGCATGCAAGAACCAAGACCCTCAGGGAGGGAATCACAGTCACTGGGAATC GTCTAGGAACTCTGGCAGTGACTTACGTAGATGCCATCAACAGTGGAGCGGTGCCTTGTCTGGAGAATGCAGTGATAACTCTGGCCCAGCGTGAGAACTCAGCTGCCATGCAGAGGGCAGCCAACTACTACAGCCAGCAGATGGCCCAGCGAGTGAAGCTCCCCACAGACACGCTCCAGGAGCTGCTGGACGTGCATGCGGCCTGTGAGAGGGAAGCCATTGCAGTCTTCATGGAGCACTCCTTCAAGGATGAAAACCAGGAATTCCAGAAGAAGCTCGTG GAAATCACAATGAATAAGAAGGGGGAGTTCTTGCTGCAGAATGAAGAGTCCTCTGTTCAGTACTGCCAGGCTAAACTCAATGAGCTCTCAAAGGGCCTAATGGAAAGTATCTCAGCAGGAAGTTTCTCTGTTCCTGGAGGGCACAAGCTCTACatggaaacaaaggaaaagattgaACAAGACTATTGGCAAGTCCCCAGGAAAGGAGTAAAG GCAAAAGAGGTCTTCCAGAGGTTCCTGGAGTCACAGGTGGTGATAGAGAAATCCATCTTGCAGTCGGATAAAGCCCTCACTGATAGAGAGAAGGCAGTAGCAG TGGATCGGGCCAAGAAGGAGGCAGCTGAGAAGGAACAGgaacttttaaaacagaaattacagGAGCAGCAGCAACAGATGGAGGCTCAAGAGAAGAGTCTCAAGGAAAACATAGCCCAACTGAAGGAGAAGCTACAGATGGAGAGAGAACACCTCCTGAGAGAGCAGAATATGATGCTGGAGCACAAGCTGAAG GTCCAGAAAGATTTGCTTGATGAAGGATTTAAGAAGAAATGTGAGGAGATGAATGCAGAGATAAATCAACTAAAACATATGATTGATACTACAGAAAATGATGATACTTCCTGGATTGCGCATACCTTGGACAAACTTGTCAATGAGCTAACTTCAATATTGTCTGGTCCTGCTAAATTAATTGGTCAGGTTGTCAAAG gctttggtatcaggatgatgctgtcctcataa
- the LOC126963792 gene encoding guanylate-binding protein 6-like isoform X2 produces the protein MPLRLAVAMESGPRMLAPICLVENNNDKLLVNQQAIQILDKISQPVVVVAIVGLYRTGKSYLMNRLAGENHGFPLGSTVQSETKGIWMWCVPHPSKPNHTLVLLDTEGLGDVEKGDPKNDSWIFALAVLLCSTFVYNSMSTINHQALEQLHYVTELTELIKAKSNPRPDGVEDSTEFVSFFPDFIWTVRDFTLELKLNGDPITEDEYLENALKLIQGKNPKVQASNLPRECIRHFFPKRKCFVFDRPTHDKDLLANIEKVAEKQLDPTFQEQTNIFCSYIFTHARTKTLREGITVTGNRLGTLAVTYVDAINSGAVPCLENAVITLAQRENSAAMQRAANYYSQQMAQRVKLPTDTLQELLDVHAACEREAIAVFMEHSFKDENQEFQKKLVEITMNKKGEFLLQNEESSVQYCQAKLNELSKGLMESISAGSFSVPGGHKLYMETKEKIEQDYWQVPRKGVKAKEVFQRFLESQVVIEKSILQSDKALTDREKAVAVDRAKKEAAEKEQELLKQKLQEQQQQMEAQEKSLKENIAQLKEKLQMEREHLLREQNMMLEHKLKVQKDLLDEGFKKKCEEMNAEINQLKHMIDTTENDDTSWIAHTLDKLVNELTSILSGPAKLIGQVVKGFGIRMMLSS, from the exons GTTGGCGGTTGCCATGGAATCTGGACCCAGAATGTTGGCCCCCATTTGCCTGGTGGAAAACAACAATGACAAGCTGTTGGTGAACCAGCAAGCTATACAGATTCTTGACAAGATTTCTCAGCCAGTGGTGGTGGTAGCCATTGTTGGACTGTACCGTACAGGCAAATCCTACTTGATGAACCGTCTGGCAGGAGAGAATCATG GCTTCCCTCTGGGCTCCACGGTGCAGTCTGAAACCAAGGGCATCTGGATGTGGTGCGTGCCCCACCCCTCCAAGCCAAACCACACCCTGGTCCTTCTGGACACCGAGGGTCTGGGCGATGTGGAAAAG GGTGACCCTAAGAATGACTCCTGGATCTTTGCCCTGGCTGTGCTCCTGTGCAGCACCTTCGTCTACAACAGCATGAGCACCATCAACCACCAGGCCCTGGAGCAGCTGCA TTATGTGACGGAGCTCACAGAACTCATTAAGGCAAAGTCCAACCCAAGGCCTGATGGAGTAGAAGATTCCACAGAGTTCGTGAGTTTCTTCCCAGACTTTATTTGGACTGTACGGGATTTCACTCTGGAGCTGAAGTTGAATGGTGACCCTATCACAGAAGATGAGTACCTGGAGAATGCCTTGAAGCTGATTCAAG GCAAGAATCCCAAAGTTCAAGCATCCAATTTGCCCAGGGAGTGCATCAGGCATTTCTTTCCAAAACGGAAGTGTTTTGTCTTTGACCGGCCAACACATGACAAAGACCTTCTAGCCAATATCGAGAAGGTGGCAGAAAAGCAACTGGATCCCACATTCCaggaacaaacaaacattttctgttcTTACATCTTCACGCATGCAAGAACCAAGACCCTCAGGGAGGGAATCACAGTCACTGGGAATC GTCTAGGAACTCTGGCAGTGACTTACGTAGATGCCATCAACAGTGGAGCGGTGCCTTGTCTGGAGAATGCAGTGATAACTCTGGCCCAGCGTGAGAACTCAGCTGCCATGCAGAGGGCAGCCAACTACTACAGCCAGCAGATGGCCCAGCGAGTGAAGCTCCCCACAGACACGCTCCAGGAGCTGCTGGACGTGCATGCGGCCTGTGAGAGGGAAGCCATTGCAGTCTTCATGGAGCACTCCTTCAAGGATGAAAACCAGGAATTCCAGAAGAAGCTCGTG GAAATCACAATGAATAAGAAGGGGGAGTTCTTGCTGCAGAATGAAGAGTCCTCTGTTCAGTACTGCCAGGCTAAACTCAATGAGCTCTCAAAGGGCCTAATGGAAAGTATCTCAGCAGGAAGTTTCTCTGTTCCTGGAGGGCACAAGCTCTACatggaaacaaaggaaaagattgaACAAGACTATTGGCAAGTCCCCAGGAAAGGAGTAAAG GCAAAAGAGGTCTTCCAGAGGTTCCTGGAGTCACAGGTGGTGATAGAGAAATCCATCTTGCAGTCGGATAAAGCCCTCACTGATAGAGAGAAGGCAGTAGCAG TGGATCGGGCCAAGAAGGAGGCAGCTGAGAAGGAACAGgaacttttaaaacagaaattacagGAGCAGCAGCAACAGATGGAGGCTCAAGAGAAGAGTCTCAAGGAAAACATAGCCCAACTGAAGGAGAAGCTACAGATGGAGAGAGAACACCTCCTGAGAGAGCAGAATATGATGCTGGAGCACAAGCTGAAG GTCCAGAAAGATTTGCTTGATGAAGGATTTAAGAAGAAATGTGAGGAGATGAATGCAGAGATAAATCAACTAAAACATATGATTGATACTACAGAAAATGATGATACTTCCTGGATTGCGCATACCTTGGACAAACTTGTCAATGAGCTAACTTCAATATTGTCTGGTCCTGCTAAATTAATTGGTCAGGTTGTCAAAG gctttggtatcaggatgatgctgtcctcataa
- the LOC126963792 gene encoding guanylate-binding protein 6-like isoform X1 encodes MGVCITEAENVTLFLLGGSSRLAVAMESGPRMLAPICLVENNNDKLLVNQQAIQILDKISQPVVVVAIVGLYRTGKSYLMNRLAGENHGFPLGSTVQSETKGIWMWCVPHPSKPNHTLVLLDTEGLGDVEKGDPKNDSWIFALAVLLCSTFVYNSMSTINHQALEQLHYVTELTELIKAKSNPRPDGVEDSTEFVSFFPDFIWTVRDFTLELKLNGDPITEDEYLENALKLIQGKNPKVQASNLPRECIRHFFPKRKCFVFDRPTHDKDLLANIEKVAEKQLDPTFQEQTNIFCSYIFTHARTKTLREGITVTGNRLGTLAVTYVDAINSGAVPCLENAVITLAQRENSAAMQRAANYYSQQMAQRVKLPTDTLQELLDVHAACEREAIAVFMEHSFKDENQEFQKKLVEITMNKKGEFLLQNEESSVQYCQAKLNELSKGLMESISAGSFSVPGGHKLYMETKEKIEQDYWQVPRKGVKAKEVFQRFLESQVVIEKSILQSDKALTDREKAVAVDRAKKEAAEKEQELLKQKLQEQQQQMEAQEKSLKENIAQLKEKLQMEREHLLREQNMMLEHKLKVQKDLLDEGFKKKCEEMNAEINQLKHMIDTTENDDTSWIAHTLDKLVNELTSILSGPAKLIGQVVKGFGIRMMLSS; translated from the exons ATGGGTGTTTGCATTACTGAGGCAGAGAATGTAACCTTATTTCTACTGGGAGGCTCTTCTAGGTTGGCGGTTGCCATGGAATCTGGACCCAGAATGTTGGCCCCCATTTGCCTGGTGGAAAACAACAATGACAAGCTGTTGGTGAACCAGCAAGCTATACAGATTCTTGACAAGATTTCTCAGCCAGTGGTGGTGGTAGCCATTGTTGGACTGTACCGTACAGGCAAATCCTACTTGATGAACCGTCTGGCAGGAGAGAATCATG GCTTCCCTCTGGGCTCCACGGTGCAGTCTGAAACCAAGGGCATCTGGATGTGGTGCGTGCCCCACCCCTCCAAGCCAAACCACACCCTGGTCCTTCTGGACACCGAGGGTCTGGGCGATGTGGAAAAG GGTGACCCTAAGAATGACTCCTGGATCTTTGCCCTGGCTGTGCTCCTGTGCAGCACCTTCGTCTACAACAGCATGAGCACCATCAACCACCAGGCCCTGGAGCAGCTGCA TTATGTGACGGAGCTCACAGAACTCATTAAGGCAAAGTCCAACCCAAGGCCTGATGGAGTAGAAGATTCCACAGAGTTCGTGAGTTTCTTCCCAGACTTTATTTGGACTGTACGGGATTTCACTCTGGAGCTGAAGTTGAATGGTGACCCTATCACAGAAGATGAGTACCTGGAGAATGCCTTGAAGCTGATTCAAG GCAAGAATCCCAAAGTTCAAGCATCCAATTTGCCCAGGGAGTGCATCAGGCATTTCTTTCCAAAACGGAAGTGTTTTGTCTTTGACCGGCCAACACATGACAAAGACCTTCTAGCCAATATCGAGAAGGTGGCAGAAAAGCAACTGGATCCCACATTCCaggaacaaacaaacattttctgttcTTACATCTTCACGCATGCAAGAACCAAGACCCTCAGGGAGGGAATCACAGTCACTGGGAATC GTCTAGGAACTCTGGCAGTGACTTACGTAGATGCCATCAACAGTGGAGCGGTGCCTTGTCTGGAGAATGCAGTGATAACTCTGGCCCAGCGTGAGAACTCAGCTGCCATGCAGAGGGCAGCCAACTACTACAGCCAGCAGATGGCCCAGCGAGTGAAGCTCCCCACAGACACGCTCCAGGAGCTGCTGGACGTGCATGCGGCCTGTGAGAGGGAAGCCATTGCAGTCTTCATGGAGCACTCCTTCAAGGATGAAAACCAGGAATTCCAGAAGAAGCTCGTG GAAATCACAATGAATAAGAAGGGGGAGTTCTTGCTGCAGAATGAAGAGTCCTCTGTTCAGTACTGCCAGGCTAAACTCAATGAGCTCTCAAAGGGCCTAATGGAAAGTATCTCAGCAGGAAGTTTCTCTGTTCCTGGAGGGCACAAGCTCTACatggaaacaaaggaaaagattgaACAAGACTATTGGCAAGTCCCCAGGAAAGGAGTAAAG GCAAAAGAGGTCTTCCAGAGGTTCCTGGAGTCACAGGTGGTGATAGAGAAATCCATCTTGCAGTCGGATAAAGCCCTCACTGATAGAGAGAAGGCAGTAGCAG TGGATCGGGCCAAGAAGGAGGCAGCTGAGAAGGAACAGgaacttttaaaacagaaattacagGAGCAGCAGCAACAGATGGAGGCTCAAGAGAAGAGTCTCAAGGAAAACATAGCCCAACTGAAGGAGAAGCTACAGATGGAGAGAGAACACCTCCTGAGAGAGCAGAATATGATGCTGGAGCACAAGCTGAAG GTCCAGAAAGATTTGCTTGATGAAGGATTTAAGAAGAAATGTGAGGAGATGAATGCAGAGATAAATCAACTAAAACATATGATTGATACTACAGAAAATGATGATACTTCCTGGATTGCGCATACCTTGGACAAACTTGTCAATGAGCTAACTTCAATATTGTCTGGTCCTGCTAAATTAATTGGTCAGGTTGTCAAAG gctttggtatcaggatgatgctgtcctcataa